The genome window TGACTTCGATTATTAGTTCTCTTagtattgttattttttttacagaaaaacTCATTTAGTTTCTTATCACCATGTACTATTCATAtcgaattatttattttttaagtggattgctattcatatttttaatttctctATAGTAATCTCAGCTTTGCACATGTTAAACTTGCACTGAAGTTTGTGCAGAATACCATTTTGTGCTAGCTGAATTAGTCTTTGATGGTTGTTCTTTTTTTACGCCTATTATACTTATATATGCGTAAATGATTTCCTCCAGTTACCAAGTAACATTGTGGCTACATCTTTTGCAGGCAAATTCACATTACTTTGCTATCATTGAACAGGTAAATTCTGATTTCATAGTGCCCTTTTCTTTGGCATTTACTTGGGATGAGGAAAAGTTATTATTGTGATTGATGCTACTATACTCTATAATATAATTGTCCATGGATTGGCTTACATATGATTTTGTTTACATGTCTATGTAAATATAGTTCTGCTTAGTTGCATAATGGTTTCTATACAGATTATGCACATACTAGTTGCAATATCTGACAAGTTAAACTAGGCCGCGGATCATTATTATGCCACTTGGTTGTCAGGATAGTGACAAATATGTAGTTCTTTTTATCTGATACGTACAGAGCTAGTTGCTACTTGTTGGAAATAAAGGAACTCTAGTGTCTCCATTTGTGAAGTCCTTTtgctaattaataatatttaaaacctCCTTTTGTGTTCACACCTGATGTAATTAAAAGAGATTCTGTAtattaattaactaaattaCAATTTGTTCCAGATAATGGAGGGAAATATGTGGTTACATGATACCATTGGGGTTATTCCTAAAAATTCTTGGGCAATAGATCCATTTGGCTATTCATCAACCATGGCATATCTTCTTCGTCGCATGGGTTTTGAGAACATGCTTATTCAAAGGACTCATTATGAGTTGAAGAAGGAGTTGGCTTTGCACAAAAACCTGGAGTATGTTTGGCGGCAAAGTTGGGATGCTGAGGAAACCACTGATATATTTGTCCACATGATGCCTTTTTACTCCTATGATATTCCTCATACTTGTGGGCCAGAACCAGCAGTTTGTTGTCAATTCGATTTCGCTCGAATGCATGCTTTTGTCTATGAGCAATGCCCTTGGAGAGAAAATCCTGTTGAGACCAAGCCAGAAAATGTGAGGGATAGAGCACTTAAACTACTAGACCAGTATAAAAAGAAATCAACACTGTACCGGACAAATACACTTCTTGTGCCACTTGGAGATGATTTTAGATATGTCACTATTGATGAAGCAGAAGCTCAGTTTAGGAATTATCAgttgatatttgattatatcAACTCTGATCCCAGTTTGAATGCTGAAGCAAAGTTTGGAACCTTGGAGGATTATTTCCGAACCCTGCGTGAAGAGACTGACAGAATAAATTATTCACGTCCTGGTGAGGCTGGATCTAGTCAGATAGGAGGCTTTCCATCGTTATCAGGTGACTTCTTTACCTATGCTGATAGGCAGCAAGATTACTGGAGTGGGTACTATGTTTCCAGACCCTTCTTCAAGGCTGTTGATCGTGTGCTGGAACAAACACTTCGTTCGGCAGAAATGATGATGGCCTTTTTGTTAGGGAATTGCCAGAGAGCATTGTGCGAGAAGTTCCCCACTGCATTCTCCTATAAGTTGACTGCTGCGAGGAGGAACTTGGCTCTATTTCAACATCATGATGGGGTGACTGGTACTGCCAAGGATCATGTTGTCCAAGACTATGGTATCCGAATGCATACATCGTTAGAGGACCTGCATATTTTTATGTCGAAAGCTATTGAGGTGCTTCTAGGAATCCGTCAAGAGAGAAATGACCAATTCCCATCTCTGTTTGAACCAGCAACAGTGAGATCTAAGTATGATGCCCAACCAGTTCACAAAGCACTTGGTGCGCGTGAAGGAACCGTGCAGTCGGTGGTTCTTTTTAATTCGCTAGAGCAAACAAGCAATGAGATCGTGATGGTGACAGTTGAGCGGCCAGATGTAACTGTGTTGGACTCAAACTGGACCTGTGTTAAAAGTCAAATTTCTCCTGAATTGCAACATGACAGTAGCAATATGTTCACAGGGAGGCATAGGGTTCATTGGAAAGCTTCAATTCCTGCAATGGGGCTGCAGACATATTATATTGCTAATGGGTTTGTTGGTTGTGAGAAGGCCATACCTGCTAGACTAAAAGTTCATGGATCTGACCATTTACCTTGCCTTGCTCCATACACTTGCTCTAAAGTAGAAGGCGACACAATTGAAATTGGGAATCATCGTCAGACTCTCACCTTTGATGTCAAACTTGGATTATTGCAACAGGTGACATATAAAGATGGTACCAAGAGTGTTATAGGTGAAGAGATTAGCATGTATTCCAGTTCTGGAAGTGGAGCCTACTTATTCAAACCCAATGGTGATGCAAAACCTATTATTCAAGTTAATGGACATATGGCTGTCATTGAAGGCCCGTTTATGCAGGAAGTTTACTCTTATCCTAAAACAGAATGGGAGAAGGCCCCTATTTCTCATAGCACTCGAATATATAACGGTGATGATACTATACAACAGTTCTTTATTGAGAAGGAATATCATGTTGAACTTGTCGAATATCAGTTTAATGACAAAGAACTGATAGTTAGATACAACACAGATATTGATAACCAGGGGATTTTCTATAC of Daucus carota subsp. sativus chromosome 3, DH1 v3.0, whole genome shotgun sequence contains these proteins:
- the LOC108214457 gene encoding alpha-mannosidase 2; this encodes MPLSSYIGGSSNPRRGWAHSLLPSTKSSKHRKTRRRAAVKDFLTANFFAVGLSVSLLLFISIIYKYGVPRPLSSPFVSDASGRGGIVRLKSKVAYRKPVDHGGGVASVDITTKELYDKIEFSDVDGGPWKQGWRVTYEGNEWDSEKLKVFVVPHSHNDPGWKATVEEYYDRQSRHILDTIVDTLTKDKRRKFIWEEMSYLERWWKDAPNDKKEDFTNLVQSGQLEIVGGGWVMNDEANSHYFAIIEQIMEGNMWLHDTIGVIPKNSWAIDPFGYSSTMAYLLRRMGFENMLIQRTHYELKKELALHKNLEYVWRQSWDAEETTDIFVHMMPFYSYDIPHTCGPEPAVCCQFDFARMHAFVYEQCPWRENPVETKPENVRDRALKLLDQYKKKSTLYRTNTLLVPLGDDFRYVTIDEAEAQFRNYQLIFDYINSDPSLNAEAKFGTLEDYFRTLREETDRINYSRPGEAGSSQIGGFPSLSGDFFTYADRQQDYWSGYYVSRPFFKAVDRVLEQTLRSAEMMMAFLLGNCQRALCEKFPTAFSYKLTAARRNLALFQHHDGVTGTAKDHVVQDYGIRMHTSLEDLHIFMSKAIEVLLGIRQERNDQFPSLFEPATVRSKYDAQPVHKALGAREGTVQSVVLFNSLEQTSNEIVMVTVERPDVTVLDSNWTCVKSQISPELQHDSSNMFTGRHRVHWKASIPAMGLQTYYIANGFVGCEKAIPARLKVHGSDHLPCLAPYTCSKVEGDTIEIGNHRQTLTFDVKLGLLQQVTYKDGTKSVIGEEISMYSSSGSGAYLFKPNGDAKPIIQVNGHMAVIEGPFMQEVYSYPKTEWEKAPISHSTRIYNGDDTIQQFFIEKEYHVELVEYQFNDKELIVRYNTDIDNQGIFYTDLNGFQMSRRETYDKIPLQGNYYPMPALAFMQGSKGQRFSVHTRQSLGVASLKNGWLEIMLDRRLTRDDGRGLGQGVLDNHPMNVVFHILLESNISTSNPTSDPHPLNPSLLSHRVGSHLNYPLNAFIAKKPQEVSVQPPPRFFSPLTASLPCDLHIVSFKVPQPIKYSQQLFEDPRFAIIFQRQQWDTSYCRTARSDCVSVADEPVNLFNMFKGLVVLNAKATSLNLLHEDTEMLGYGEQSEDIAQDGHVLIAPMELQAYKLDLRPNQ